The following proteins are co-located in the uncultured Draconibacterium sp. genome:
- a CDS encoding FKBP-type peptidyl-prolyl cis-trans isomerase has protein sequence MKIKATLLLTIFSFSLLFTACFNDDDSGIRTEADELIELNELLEKLEENYTVEQTSLGTYYIVHKQGEGEFPEAGDSLSIQYLGYFIDGTTFDSSFERQDSIWNFMYLDPQMQLIEGMNDGLALMNTGSYYDLIIPSSLGYGDGNGVFPRYKTTVFSVKMKGIKKSAE, from the coding sequence ATGAAAATTAAAGCCACCTTACTTCTTACCATTTTCTCTTTCTCACTTCTATTTACAGCTTGTTTTAACGACGACGACAGCGGAATTAGAACCGAGGCCGACGAGCTGATCGAATTGAACGAGCTACTGGAAAAGCTGGAGGAAAATTATACCGTTGAACAAACCAGTCTGGGTACATATTACATAGTGCACAAACAAGGCGAAGGAGAATTCCCCGAAGCCGGCGACTCCTTATCCATTCAGTACCTGGGTTATTTTATCGACGGAACAACTTTTGACTCCTCATTTGAACGACAAGACAGCATTTGGAATTTTATGTACCTCGATCCTCAGATGCAATTAATTGAAGGCATGAATGATGGTCTGGCATTAATGAATACCGGTTCTTACTACGACCTTATTATTCCATCCAGTTTGGGGTACGGCGACGGAAACGGTGTTTTCCCTCGATACAAAACCACGGTATTTTCGGTAAAAATGAAAGGAATAAAAAAATCGGCTGAATAA